The Haemorhous mexicanus isolate bHaeMex1 chromosome 8, bHaeMex1.pri, whole genome shotgun sequence genome includes a window with the following:
- the SLC23A3 gene encoding solute carrier family 23 member 3 isoform X2: protein MNGGCGRAPGTRSPMLTSCSSQKMCSWMMSCCLALQHLAVQTSLLCIFHLLLLPTLPQEPPHAQTTSKLLARSLFACGISTMLQTTLGSRLPLVQIPSFEYLVPAMVLSSHLSPGASTHRNGTAMASTCLVPHCRDTGSWADSLQEVSGAVLISGLIQLALGVSGMCGWAARHCGPMVLAPSLSIIGLSAYKEAAFFCSTNWGVALLFMLLAVTFSQHLRSCRLPFCAWPQAWEDSTEYSAPTLRTFSVLLPFAGVCVVCAILSYFHIPWESLDVTMAQLSWANSTSNAPWIRIPYAGAWRWPLLTPRALAVGIAMAISCSMNSVGCYVLCGRLLRVPRLPPHACNRGLCMEGLGSLLAGLLGTAGGTASSIANTCATGFTQAGSRHSVQVSALLCMVLGLSPRLAGLLTYIPLAVHGGVLCVTYAVAVGTGISYFQYTDIDSGRNIFIVGFAMFMALLVPRWFDTALAPLATGTLEERGLLSEQPWKARAGDCHLHGERGEASQAYRLPAGLRRLLPSSCKAFPCCFLCPRSEEEEEGSCATEEETAGPGEGTHLLPKPSSGELQPAIRPSQTNMPAWHTVA, encoded by the exons atgaatgggggctgtggcagagcaCCTGGAACTCGGAGCCCCATGCTcacatcctgctcctcccagaaGATGTGCTCCTGGATGATGAGCTGCTGCTTGGCCCTTCAG CACCTGGCTGTGCAGACCTCCTTGCTCTGCAtcttccacctcctcctgctgcccaccctgcctcaGGAGCCACCTCATGCCCAGACCACCAGCAAGCTGCTGGCACGAAGCCTCTTTGCCTGTGGCATCTCCACAATGCTGCAGACCACCCTGGGGAGCCG gcTGCCACTGGTTCAAATCCCATCCTTTGAGTACTTGGTCCCTGCCatggtgctgagctcccacctgtcccctggtgccagcacacacaggaatg GCACAGCCATGGCCAGTACATGTCTTGTACCTCATTGCAGAgacacagggagctgggctgacTCACTGCAAGAG GTCTCTGGAGCAGTGCTGATCTCTGGGCTGAttcagctggcactgggagtgTCTGGCATGTGTGGATGGGCAGCAAGGCACTGCGGGCCCATGGTCCTGGCCCCCAGCCTCTCCATCATCGGGCTGTCCGCATACAAGGAAGCTGCTTTCTTCTGCTCCACTAACTGGGGAGTAGCGCTGCT GTTCATGCTCCTTGCTGTCACCTTCTCCCAACACCTGCGGTCCTGCCGCCTGCCTTTCTGTGCCTGGCCCCAAGCCTGGGAGGACTCCACAGAGTACTCAGCTCCCACCCTGCGCACATTCTCG GTACTGCTCCCATTTGCTGGTGTCTGCGTTGTCTGTGCCATCCTCAGCTACTTCCACATTCCCTGGGAATCACTGGATGTGACCATGGCACAGCTGTCCTGGGCCAACAGTACCTCCAATGCCCCTTGGATCCGCATCCCCTATGCag gagcgTGGAGGTGGCCGCTGCTCACCCCCCGGGCACTGGCAGTGGGCATTGCCATGGCCATCAGCTGTAGCATGAACTCTGTGGGATGCTACGTGCTGTGCGGGAGGCTGCTGCGAGTCCCCCGGCTACCCCCTCACGCCTGTAACCGGGGGCTCTGCATGGAGGGGTTGGGCAGCCTCCTGGCGGGACTGCTGGGCACCGCAGGGGGCACGGCCTCCAGCATTGCAAACACCTGTGCCACCGGCTTCACGCAG GCTGGCTCTCGCCACTCGGTGCAAGTAAGTGCCCTGCTGTGCATGGTGCTGGgcctgtccccaaggctggcAGGGCTCCTCACCTACATCCCACTGGCTGTTCACG GAGGGGTGCTTTGTGTAACCTACGCCGTGGCCGTGGGCACGGGGATCTCCTACTTCCAGTACACAGACATTGACTCGGGGAGGAACATCTTCATTGTTGGCTTTGCCATGTTCATGGCACTACTGGTACCGCGCTGGTTCGACACGGCTCTGGCTCCCCTGGCTACAG GAACACTGGAGGAACGAGGGCTGCTTTCTGAGCAGCCATGGAAAGCCAGAGCTGGAGACTGTCACCTCCatggagagagaggggaagCCAGCCAAGCATATAGGCTCCCTGCTGGGCTAAGGAGGCTGCTGCCATCTTCCTGCAAAGCCTTTCCATGCTGCTTCCTCTGCCCGaggagtgaggaagaggaggagggcagctgtgccactgaGGAGGAGACTGCAGGCCCGGGGGAAGGGACACACCtgctccccaaacccagctctggggagctgcagccagcaatAAGGCCAAGCCAGACAAACATGCCTGCATGGCACACTGTGGCCTGA
- the CNPPD1 gene encoding protein CNPPD1 produces the protein MELDELLLDEEGAFSLSGFQEFTFLPRHQQLSERVRKRLYYGWDKDCSLDNLSSPVADIAVELLQKVAPSPIRRLQKKYVSHVSREACISPCSMMLALVYIERLRHRNPEYLQQISSSDLFLISMMVASKYLYDEGEEEEVFNDEWGAAGKVDVQTMNTLEMNFLSAIDWSLYTDPRELFEVLSWLEGRVAEKQGMWRGWFTYTDLCVLMEQSMWQHVLGQFYQQVVKLACLLGVVYLTGFAAIFASITVVHRSVCIRSVSTAAPRPVLFPEEGRCQLGAQPAPAPGQPQPELPNVSSASCTRCLGENETTKEPHRGGVTATALYLWSSMMTALSYPKAPDLAQHRHLPQGPFRKVPTACERSNCTSPTAAPSQPAPFGLAVLPTPLVLHCHACSATAGPTWDVAPNREDWLDPLGLKQCFLHTAMDLSRIKSFIFPS, from the exons ATGGAGCTGGACGAGCTGCTGCTGGACGAGGAAGGCGCCTTCTCCCTCAGTGGGTTCCAGGAGTTCACG TTCCTgcccaggcaccagcagctgagCGAGAGAGTGCGGAAGCGGCTCTATTATGGCTGGGACAAAGACTGCAGTCTGGATAATCTCTCCAGCCCTGTGGCAG ATATTGCTGTGGAGTTGCTGCAGAAAGTGGCTCCCAGTCCTATCCGCAGACTCCAGAAGAAATATGTGTCTCATGTATCTCG ggaagcTTGCATCTCGCCCTGCTCCATGATGTTGGCCCTGGTTTACATTGAGAGACTCCGGCACCGGAACCCTGAATACCTCCAGCAGATCTCATCTTCAGACCTCTTCCTGATCTCCATG ATGGTTGCAAGTAAGTATCTGTATGATgagggtgaggaagaggaggtgttCAATGACgagtggggagcagcagggaaggtggACGTCCAGACCATGAACACACTGGAGATGAACTTCCTGAGCGCCATT GACTGGAGTCTCTACACAGATCCTCGGGAGCTGTTTGAAGTGCTGAGCTGGCTGGAAGGACG tgtGGCTGAAAAACAGGGCATGTGGCGTGGCTGGTTCACCTACACAGATCTGTGTGTCCTCATGGAGCAGTCCATGTGGCAGCATGTGCTGGGCCAGTTCTACCAGCAAGTGGTGAAG CTGGCCTGCCTCCTGGGTGTGGTGTACCTGACGGGCTTCGCAGCCATCTTCGCCTCCATCACCGTGGTGCACCGGTCTGTGTGCATAAGGAGtgtcagcactgcagccccACGACCTGTGCTGTTCCCCGAGGAGGGGAGGTGCCAGCTGggtgcccagccagccccagcccctggccaacCCCAGCCCGAGCTGCCCAATGtctcctcagccagctgcaccCGTTGCCTGGGGGAGAACGAGACGACCAAGGAGCCACATCGTGGAGGTGTCACAGCAACTGCACTCTACCTGTGGAGCAGCATGATGACAGCCCTGTCCTACCCAAAGGCACCTGATCTAGCCCAACACAGGCACCTCCCACAAGGTCCTTTCCGGAAAGTGCCCACTGCCTGTGAGAGATCCAACTGTACCAGCCCCAccgcagcccccagccagcctgCCCCTTTTGGACTCGCCGTGCTCCCGACTCCTCTGGTGCTGCACTGCCATGCTTGCTCAGCCACTGCAGGCCCCACATGGGATGTAGCCCCCAACCGTGAGGACTGGCTGGACCCCCTGGGGCTGAAGCAGTGCTTCTTGCATACTGCAATGGATCTCAGTAGAATCAAGAGCTTCATTTTTCCCAGCTAG
- the SLC23A3 gene encoding solute carrier family 23 member 3 isoform X1: MNGGCGRAPGTRSPMLTSCSSQKMCSWMMSCCLALQHLAVQTSLLCIFHLLLLPTLPQEPPHAQTTSKLLARSLFACGISTMLQTTLGSRLPLVQIPSFEYLVPAMVLSSHLSPGASTHRNGTAMASTCLVPHCRDTGSWADSLQEVSGAVLISGLIQLALGVSGMCGWAARHCGPMVLAPSLSIIGLSAYKEAAFFCSTNWGVALLFMLLAVTFSQHLRSCRLPFCAWPQAWEDSTEYSAPTLRTFSVLLPFAGVCVVCAILSYFHIPWESLDVTMAQLSWANSTSNAPWIRIPYAGAWRWPLLTPRALAVGIAMAISCSMNSVGCYVLCGRLLRVPRLPPHACNRGLCMEGLGSLLAGLLGTAGGTASSIANTCATGFTQAGSRHSVQVSALLCMVLGLSPRLAGLLTYIPLAVHGGVLCVTYAVAVGTGISYFQYTDIDSGRNIFIVGFAMFMALLVPRWFDTALAPLATGWVPLDLLFLSLLMVPVFLTGFLSFFLENTVSGTLEERGLLSEQPWKARAGDCHLHGERGEASQAYRLPAGLRRLLPSSCKAFPCCFLCPRSEEEEEGSCATEEETAGPGEGTHLLPKPSSGELQPAIRPSQTNMPAWHTVA, encoded by the exons atgaatgggggctgtggcagagcaCCTGGAACTCGGAGCCCCATGCTcacatcctgctcctcccagaaGATGTGCTCCTGGATGATGAGCTGCTGCTTGGCCCTTCAG CACCTGGCTGTGCAGACCTCCTTGCTCTGCAtcttccacctcctcctgctgcccaccctgcctcaGGAGCCACCTCATGCCCAGACCACCAGCAAGCTGCTGGCACGAAGCCTCTTTGCCTGTGGCATCTCCACAATGCTGCAGACCACCCTGGGGAGCCG gcTGCCACTGGTTCAAATCCCATCCTTTGAGTACTTGGTCCCTGCCatggtgctgagctcccacctgtcccctggtgccagcacacacaggaatg GCACAGCCATGGCCAGTACATGTCTTGTACCTCATTGCAGAgacacagggagctgggctgacTCACTGCAAGAG GTCTCTGGAGCAGTGCTGATCTCTGGGCTGAttcagctggcactgggagtgTCTGGCATGTGTGGATGGGCAGCAAGGCACTGCGGGCCCATGGTCCTGGCCCCCAGCCTCTCCATCATCGGGCTGTCCGCATACAAGGAAGCTGCTTTCTTCTGCTCCACTAACTGGGGAGTAGCGCTGCT GTTCATGCTCCTTGCTGTCACCTTCTCCCAACACCTGCGGTCCTGCCGCCTGCCTTTCTGTGCCTGGCCCCAAGCCTGGGAGGACTCCACAGAGTACTCAGCTCCCACCCTGCGCACATTCTCG GTACTGCTCCCATTTGCTGGTGTCTGCGTTGTCTGTGCCATCCTCAGCTACTTCCACATTCCCTGGGAATCACTGGATGTGACCATGGCACAGCTGTCCTGGGCCAACAGTACCTCCAATGCCCCTTGGATCCGCATCCCCTATGCag gagcgTGGAGGTGGCCGCTGCTCACCCCCCGGGCACTGGCAGTGGGCATTGCCATGGCCATCAGCTGTAGCATGAACTCTGTGGGATGCTACGTGCTGTGCGGGAGGCTGCTGCGAGTCCCCCGGCTACCCCCTCACGCCTGTAACCGGGGGCTCTGCATGGAGGGGTTGGGCAGCCTCCTGGCGGGACTGCTGGGCACCGCAGGGGGCACGGCCTCCAGCATTGCAAACACCTGTGCCACCGGCTTCACGCAG GCTGGCTCTCGCCACTCGGTGCAAGTAAGTGCCCTGCTGTGCATGGTGCTGGgcctgtccccaaggctggcAGGGCTCCTCACCTACATCCCACTGGCTGTTCACG GAGGGGTGCTTTGTGTAACCTACGCCGTGGCCGTGGGCACGGGGATCTCCTACTTCCAGTACACAGACATTGACTCGGGGAGGAACATCTTCATTGTTGGCTTTGCCATGTTCATGGCACTACTGGTACCGCGCTGGTTCGACACGGCTCTGGCTCCCCTGGCTACAG GCTGGGTGCCACTggacctcctcttcctctccctgcttATGGTCCCTGTCTTCTTAACTGGCTTCTTGTCATTTTTTCTGGAGAACACGGTCTCAG GAACACTGGAGGAACGAGGGCTGCTTTCTGAGCAGCCATGGAAAGCCAGAGCTGGAGACTGTCACCTCCatggagagagaggggaagCCAGCCAAGCATATAGGCTCCCTGCTGGGCTAAGGAGGCTGCTGCCATCTTCCTGCAAAGCCTTTCCATGCTGCTTCCTCTGCCCGaggagtgaggaagaggaggagggcagctgtgccactgaGGAGGAGACTGCAGGCCCGGGGGAAGGGACACACCtgctccccaaacccagctctggggagctgcagccagcaatAAGGCCAAGCCAGACAAACATGCCTGCATGGCACACTGTGGCCTGA